A genomic region of Alligator mississippiensis isolate rAllMis1 chromosome 6, rAllMis1, whole genome shotgun sequence contains the following coding sequences:
- the ANXA8L1 gene encoding annexin A8-like protein 1, producing the protein MAWWKGWHDEDGSSVKGSLQFDPAPDAQALYQAMKGCGTNEQAIIDILTNRTNAQRQQIAKSFKAHFGKDLIESLKSELTGKFERLIIALMYPPSKYDAKELHDAVKGIGTSEGVIIEILASRTKEQIKNIVKAYKEEYDSDLEEDIKSDTSGYLEQILVCLLQGERDDPRFYVDSELALQDAQTLYAAGEKIQGTDEIQFITILCKRSAIHLLKVFDEYQKLAGKSIEDSIKSETHGSLEDAMLAIVKCTRNVHCYFAERLYHALKGAGTRDGTLIRVIVSRSEIDLKLIKAEFLKIANKSLSTTIAGDTSGDYKTALLNLCGNDQ; encoded by the exons ATGGCATGGTGGAAGGGCTGG CATGATGAAGACGGCAGCTCAGTGAAAGGCAGCCTGCAGTTTGACCCTGCCCCTGATGCCCAAGCTCTGTACCAAGCCATGAAAGGATGTG GGACCAATGAGCAAGCTATAATCGACATCCTCACCAACAGAACCAATGCACAGCGTCAACAGATCGCCAAATCATTCAAAGCACACTTTGGAAAG GACCTTATTGAAAGCTTAAAGTCTGAGCTGACCGGCAAGTTTGAGAGACTCATCATAGCTCTTATGTACCCCCCATCCAAATATGATGCCAAGGAACTGCATGATGCTGTGAAG GGTATAGGAACAAGTGAAGGTGTCATCATAGAGATATTGGCATCTCGGACAAAAGAGCAAATCAAAAATATAGTCAAAGCCTACAAAGAAG AATACGACTCTGACCTGGAAGAGGACATCAAATCAGACACAAGTGGCTACCTTGAGCAGATATTAGTGTGCCTTCTTCAG GGTGAGAGGGATGATCCAAGATTTTATGTGGATTCAGAATTGGCACTTCAGGATGCACAG ACTCTTTATGCTGCTGGTGAGAAGATACAGGGCACTGATGAGATCCAATTCATCACCATCCTGTGTAAAAGGAGCGCCATTCACTTGCTGAAAG TCTTTGATGAGTATCAAAAGCTTGCTGGGAAGAGCATAGAAGACAGTATCAAGAGTGAAACCCATGGCTCATTAGAGGATGCTATGCTGGCTATTG TGAAATGCACCAGGAACGTCCACTGTTACTTTGCAGAGAGGCTGTACCATGCCTTGAAG GGGGCAGGAACCCGTGATGGGACTCTTATAAGAGTTATTGTTTCCAGAAGTGAAATTGACTTAAAACTTATCAAGGCTGAATTCCTGAAGATTGCCAACAAGTCCCTCTCTACCACGATTGCG GGGGACACCAGCGGTGATTACAAGACTGCCTTGCTGAATCTGTGTGGCAATGACCAATGA